Sequence from the Neomonachus schauinslandi chromosome 9, ASM220157v2, whole genome shotgun sequence genome:
TCTCTTGATTGGCCTGCTCCTCCCTTGAAGTGTACTTTAATAAAACTTTGCTCCACTTTACTTTcgtttcattttactttcatttctttgctgtgGCAGTCAAAAGAACCAAGGCTtctatgtggtatatatatacaatggaatattatgcagccatcaaaaggaatgaaatcttgccatttgcaatgacgtggatggaactggagggtattatgctgagcgaaataagtcaatcagagaaagacatgtatcatattacctccttgatatgaggaattcttaatctcaggaaacaaacagggttgctggagtggtggggggtgggagggatggggtggctgggtgatagacattggggagggtatgtgctatggtgagcgctgtgaattgtgtaagactgttgaatcacagacctgtacctctgaaacaaataatacattatatgttaaaaaaaaataagatagtaggaaggataaaatgaaggggggaaatcggagggggagatgaaccatgagagactatgcactctgagaaacaaactgagggttctagaggggaggcgggtggggggatggattagcctggtgatgggtattaaggagggtacatactgaatggagcactgggtgttatacgcaaacaatgaatcatggaacactatatcaaaaactaatgatgtaatgtatggtgcttaacataataaaattaaaaaaaaactttaatgcatgattattccattatatgattCTTTCAGTAATCAAGATTTCTTCTGGTGACAAAGTACCTTTGCCTACCAAGAGTAATTTTCCAACTTTGAGACATTGAACACTGGGGTATAAAGGTGGGAATATTTCCATATTCAAAGGAGCAATTTTTTGCTACTTAAATGCTCCTTCAGACTGCTCAAAGGTGTCCTTCTCCTAAGGCTAGTCCCagttgtgctctttctctaatgAACACTGCTTCATCATGAGAGTGTATCCTCACTTTAAATAGCAAAGACACACTCCACAATCCTTGCAACTTCGGGAAAAGTCAGCTCAACATTTTAATAACTCGCACTGCAAGTAGACGGGAGTATCCAATCCCTCAGCTCCTAAATGTTGCTGCTTTCTAGAGGCTTTTATACCAGGACTGGGAAAAACATATATCCATACTCCTGGCTTCTGATGCTTACTAAGGACCATGGTGATTTCAGTAGGCTTCTGAATCTTGAAGGATGTAGTGTTTTTGATTCCTGATGTATAGCTGGTAGGTTAAAAGCTGGAAATAAtattaaggatcttgagaagcAGTCATGGTTTGTGTTCATCAGGTGGCAAAAACAAGTCATTTAATAATTCCATAAAGCAAATATAATGAAAGGGtagtaaggaaaaaatatatataacttgaaGACATAAAGACGGATGATTTCATTAAATAGGTATTAGAGATACCTTTctggaaatgaaaggagaaaaaaccTGGCAACTGTTTATTCACTTATAATGAATACACAATATAttcatcatatatacatatatgtgtatgtgtgtgtgtgtgtgtgtgtatatattaggTATAATAGTTTGCATTCTCATTATTAATTACATTATTAAGTTAGGAAAATAGAATATTCAAATGAGTGAGggtgagatttttaaaacatcaaggtACTCATAATTTTCATTTGGAATTAAGTAATTTAACttcaaaaagatgaaatgattttATAAGCACATATCTGTTTCTAAATCCCTGAATTAaaactagatttatttattttttttatttatttgacagagagagacacagcgagagagggaacacaagcagggggagtgggagagggagaagcaggctccctgctgagcagggagctcgatgcggggcttgatcccaggaccctgagatcatgacctgggctgaaggcagacgcttaacgactgagccacccaggcgcccctaaaactagattttaatatttttactgcaattattattattaatgaaataaaacaagctGATTATTTCTGAGCAGTATTCTTAAATCTGGATTTTGAAACCTAGAGAGTTCTTGAATGTTGTCCAGGAGATATGCTTTATACAGGCtatctaatttaattctcttAGGTAAAGACGTCAAATCTTACAGAGGCTACTCAGGTAtgatcaaggtcacacagcaggttaAGGACACCTTACCCCTTTTAACTACTTGGCCACAGTTCAGTTGTCAGATTTCTGGAATATTGTTCTCTgataaattttacaaatatttatcaatactGACAGAagagcagcgcctgggtggctcagtcgttaagcgtctgcctttggctcaggtcatgatcccagggtcctgggatagagccccacatcgggctccctgctcagcgggaagcctgcttttccctctctcactccccctgcttgtgttccctctctcactgtgtctgtcaaataaataaataaaaaatctttaaaaaaaatattgacagaACAATTTGAGTATGTGCAAATAAATGAGGATGAAGCCAAATTTTTCTCTAATGGGAAAACAGGAGGTTGCTTAAATGAAAAACATCACAGAAGGTATTTGTAGCACTTATGATGTGCTGCaaataaaaaactcaattttcaaaaatgaatctGAGTCCTGAAAGTGTCATTTTCTTCCCCCAGTGGCTCCTGTGTCACTATGAAATACTACCACCtaagtgggttttttgtttgttttgtcttgagCATCTTATATTCTGGTATTACAAGATGCCCAAcactcatcttgtatatttcctaaCTCAGTCCtagaatctatttttttcctagtcGAAAAAAATAGCTTTGTTGGAATATCATGAGATGTAAAGGAGggatattctctcttttttaaatgtttctttgagATCATAAAATAAAGTCGAGAATAACTCATATGTTTCAGGTATACCTTTTAGTTATCAATAGTTTTATGGACTTAagaaatttatatattacatattaaaaataatacttatcaATAGTGacaaaacaatttgaaaatttgCAAGTGAAGTAAGAATGGAACTGGATTTTTCTGTAGCTTTTAGACcactaaaataatcatttattaccCTCATAGGATATTTAATGGGTCTTCTGAAATTGTTATGTTAAACTATTAGTTACATCCAGCATTCAGCAATAATGGATttgacataattatatttttattgttgttgtttaacaGAAAGTTTGGAGATTTCAACCTTCATTTAAACTTTCATATACCTGACTTATTAAGTAGAGCACACTAACTTAGTGTAATCTTACTCTATAAACATGGATTATGTAACTCCTTTAGTCAGTATTCAGAATGGGAATATTATTGTGTGGGTATATGATAAGTATAACCCAAAATGTACTGAGATGTTGGTCAAAACCAAGAAGTTGTCCATCTGAAATGCTGATAGCAAATGTTAAGTTTgttccaaaaggaaaaatatttactgagatagTTATAGTTGGCTTTTAGGTAATCAATGTTCTAGTGAATTATTAATTGATATCATAACTCCttcatatgtaattataaaagtgtcacattttctatttatgtcattttgtcttattttgtcaTTACAGAGCAGTCTGCAGATCAATGGAGGGGTTCAACCATTCTAGAGTGTCTGAATTTGTGTTACTTGGACTTACTGattctcctgagctccagacttttttctttgtgatcttttctggtttctatttgaTAACTATGTTGGGCAATGGCCTGATTTTGCTCACAGTACTATCCACCCCACACCTTCACTCCCCTACGTATTTCCTCCTCAGCAACCTGTCTCTCATTGACATGTGCCTGTCCTCCTTTGCCACTCCAAAGATGATCATGGACTTCTTTGCTGAGCGTAAGACCATCTCCTTTGAGGGCTGCATTTCCCAGATCTTCTTTTTGCACCTCTTCACTGGGACTGAGATTGTGCTGCTGATCTCCATGTCTTTTGACAGGTACATTGCCATATGCAAACCTCTCCATTATTCAACAATTATGAGCCAAAGAGTATGTGTTGGGCTTGTGGTAACCTCTTGGACAGTGGGCTTCCTGCATACAACGAGCCAGTTAGCTTTTACCCTCTATTTACCCTTCTGTGGTCCCAATGTTGTAGACAGTTTCTTCTGTGACCTTCCTTTGGTTATTCAGCTTGCttgtatagatatatatgttCTTGGAATCTTCATGATCTCTACCAGTGGTGTGATTGCTCTTGGAAGTTTTCTGCTTTTGCTCACCTCCTTTATCATTGTTCTTGTCACAATCAAGGACCACTCCTCTACAGGAACATCTAAGGCTTTTTCTACCTGCACTGCACATTTCATAGTTGTGTTAATGTTCTTTGGGCCCTGCATCTTTATCTATGTGTGGCCTTTCACCAACTTCCTGGTAGACAAAGTTCTGTCTGTTTTCTATACCATCTTCACCCCGTTTCTGAATCCACTTATCTACACCTTGAGAAATCAGGAAGTGAAGACAGCTGTGAAGAAGAAACTAAATAATCAAAACTTGAATCTTGGGAAAACTACTCCAAGATACCCAGTGCAATGAATCTCCTGTCTGAGATTTACATCATCAGTTTAGTCCTTATAGCAATGGAAAATTAAACTTAGAATCTTCAAGTCCTTTAGTCTAAACTCACAAAAATAAGAAACCGGGGTTGAGAGATGCGAAATATCTTGcctaaaatttattgagatgtTTGCAAGCCTTTTGAGATTATAGATACATTTGAAAATCTGTTGAAATCTAGAGgttattttcatagaaaaatgCACATATCATCAAAACATAAATTCAGGGCTTCATATATCCCTGAGTCCTATCAACATACCTCAGTCAACTTAGAGAAGCCTGAGATAAAATACTGTTCTCTTGTCTTCTAACCCAGAATATTGCCACCCAGTGGCAGCCTTGTGGTACTCTGATGGTGTCCTCTTGTAGAACTTTAAGGGTGTTGGGCatagtgaggtttttttttcatagcattgGGAATATTTTTGTGGGGAAATTAATATTGTGAAGAGATTCTTCTGAATAAAGCTGAACAATCCTGATTTATTACATCCAACTGTTTTGAGTTTTGAGTCAACtttgaacaaaacagaacagtTTGGAGGATCTGAAATTTAACAGTATGGTTTGTTAAGAAGTGTACACATCACTACCACACTTGATACTTAATATAGGAAATAACTGATTAATGGCCATTTGTGAAGTTTAAACTGTAGAAAGTAAACCACTCAAGTCTGATTAACTTTTAAAACCTGGCTGAATATCAGAGATATGATGAATTCATTTAATATCAAGACTAAATGTTTGGAAAATTAACTATTTAATTCATGACAAGTCtgtcatttccaaaataaaatattccaaaatattattAGTCTTAGTATgagttttgtttctcattttcaatATAATGTAGCCTATAGGAAGAAAAgatgaaactaatttaaaaaatatatagcacaATTCTCTCTATTCTGGTTTATCACTGATTgtgttaaagatattttttattacaagATGGTCTTTGGAAATCAGCTGACCAAATCATTTCCCTAACAGCTGATGGAGAACCTAAGATGCAGAGAATTCATAGAGCTGGTTCAAGACTGAATCACTGTAAGGGGCAAAgatcatttctctaaaaatacaTACACCTCAGAATTAAATTTTGGATCTGTCATTTCCTAGTTGTGTTATCCTAGGATATTCACTTTATCTCTCtagcctttttaatttctattgtgaagataataataatactgtttgTTGTGACTATTTTATGGAAAGTAGACAGAATAGACTAAAAATGCACAGACTCAGACTGAAAATGCATCTTATTTGTAAGTAGTATGCCTTTACACTTGAAAGAATAACTGCATTCATGTGAAACCAGTAGCTCACAAAATTTGATATTCTAGTTTTAGGATGTCTCTTTGTGGCTTCTTAAGACATAtggcagaaaaacaaaagaacactttCCAATTTTCCATTGCTAACATGGAGAGTTGGAAAAAATTAGATTAGATTGCCAGATACTTTGTGATTTTTATGAATAACAATATACTGATAGGCTGTATCTCTTTGAACTGACTAAAGTATATGAAAATAGTTTAGGAAACAATCTGTTATGATGCATTTAGACACTTTAGCATTACTGGTATTAATAGCTTCTTACATTTAttctggatttttaaagtttcaacaTGCTTCAACACAATCTCTAAGCCAAATATTTGatatatgaaattaaataatgtggCAGAGGTTTATGAAGAAATGTAGTGTTGGAGTTAGGTATAAAACCATATTCTAGTTTAAAATACTAGTTCATTTTAAACCAAATCATAAACTCTTCCTTCTTGCCTCAGGGTCAatcagacaaatgagaaaaatttaagGTAAAAATGTCCTTTTGTCTCAATTCCATTCTTCAGTAAAAATTATCatctttgtttcaattttttaattttattttaattttattttagattttatttaaattcaagttagttaacataaaatgaattattagtttcaggggtagaatttagtgattcatcagttgcatataatacccagtgctcattacatcacatgccctccttaatgcccattactcAATTACCTCattaccccacccacctcccctccagcaaccctcagtttgtttcctatagttaagagtctcttgtggtttgtctccctttctgtttttatcttattttccttcccttctcccatgttcatcagttttgtttcctaaattccacatgagtgaaatcatatggtatttgtctttctctgacttatttcacttagcataatacactctagttccatctacctcattgcaaatggcaagatttcattttgtgatggctgaatagtattccattgtatatatatataccacatcttctttatccattcatctgtcaatggacatctgggctctttccatatttggctattgtggacattgttgctataaacattgggatgcatatgcccctttgaatcactatgtttgtatcctttgtacaaatacctagtagtgaaattgctagattatagggtagttctatttttaactttttgaggaacctccacatgtttgtttttaaatacgaACCCTACTTCTGAAAAGTCTTTAGTTCAATAactattcattgagcacctactctgtttAAGGTCTTTTCTGGGTGCTTGTGATACATTAATGTACAAGATCTGTTCctctgtttttaagaaatatatatctaGCAATTAGATGGGACCAGTCTGTTGTAGGTGGAATTCCAGTCTCACCACTTTCTTGTTGTGCAACTTTGAGCACATATTCTTAATGTTTCTAAGActgttttttcatctataaaatgtggactTAGTATTTAACCACTAGgaatgttgtaaaaattaaacaaaaggaCATGTAACATAATTAGCAGTGCTTGGCACTCATTAAAGTTTTAATGGATGCTaactaataatattattattttgccaTTGTGTTAGACATACATAAGTGACAGGGTAAATGGAATGGAAATAGATATGCTTACCTGAACTTCAAGAACATGATTGTAAGACTATTAGGATGTGTCAACTTACCTAACATTAactaatgttaaaatatttgattaagtAATAATTGGCATTATTAATTTTTGGTGCATTGATGTAGTTAATGTTGTCCTTTGTAAGTCTGTGTTTTTCAAAGGaagtattatattttagaaatttcttattaattttagaaatatataccaAGATggaatgaaaggggaaaataatTAATAGTTTTATCACaatgtttttaagtaaaatttatatgattaaaagtgataaaatattgttcacatattttgtctctctttatcttttaCCCATTCTAAAGACAGTAGTGAAATgcttaaaattcttatttaactAGATTTATTACAAACATTAACTGGGAAATGAATGGTGACAACTACCTATTCACTTTATATTTAGCACATTAATAAAGTTACAACTACAGGCAGAAAGATTTTGTCcacatttatgaaaatataagGGAATAGTTTATCTAGAGACTTGGTAGAAGTATTGTTTAAGAAACTACTGAAATTGTAACCACGCAATTATAGCATCAAGTCAGACATTTCATCTGGCAAAGATATCCCTGAAGCTGTAGGATAAATATCTAATTTCTATCTGGGCGTTTATGTGGTAAAGCACATTCCAGGGGAATCAGTTAAACCCCAAACTGTCTATATAGCACATGATAACTATAATTCAGTGTAATTGGTTTTCCTTATGCTCCTATGTATTTTAGTTTGTGTGTTTGCAATATTATTCTAATGAGGAGGCTGCGAGCttcactgaagctcagaggggtCTGTGGTACACACAAGACTACGAACTCTTAGAGTGGGGACTGTGAATATCACCAGTGAAACCTGGTTGTCTAATCTGAACTCAGCTCTATACTACTTACTAGGCTTCTGGTTTGGGGCAAGTTTGGAGCAACTTCTATCCTGGTTttctcatcattctttttttttttttttaagattttatttatttatttgacagagagagggagatagcgagagcaggaacacagcagggggagtgggagagggaaaagcagacttcctgccgagcagggagcccgatgtgggactcgatcccaggaccctgggataatgacctgagctgaaggcagatgcttaacgactgagccacccaggcgcctttctCATCATTCTTTTAGCAGAGTTTGCAAGTCAACAGACTGCATTCCCAACATGTTTTGTCTTTCCTCAAAAGTTTATAAAGAAATCAAACTAATTTAATAATATTAGATAATGGGAGATTTCATAAGAAAATACAGCTTgatagattttcttaaaaaatgaaagaaaaacaaacctgccAACATTAGGCCAGAATTCTAAGCTGTAGATGAGTTTTTAGATTGGGCTAATACCAGAGATCTCATCTGTTTTGTCTTGCACACTAGTACACTCCACTTATGCATATTACCCCAGCAGTTTCTGATCcttaataaagaaattaagatgtATATTATGCCTTTTCCATCACCACATCTGTCActttccttccagctctaaccCTCACCTTGACACAATCTACTTTTGTCCCTAACTTTTGATGGTTCACTCTCAACAAACATAGCATTCATTGTATCTCCTTAGATCATTGATATTCCTACAAATTATTCTTATATGAGGATTTAAGCCAAACTGGAATATTAAAAAGTCAGTtatacttcttcttcttcttctttcttcttcttttcttcttctcttctccttctccttcttcttcttcttcttcttttttttttaaatgcctttcttCTCCTacatcctgatttttcttttgactGTACTCCATTAGAAATCTGCTTTTGGTcacctgcattttattttacattgaaGAGCTACTTTAGCTcttccaaatgcatttttaattgtaGGAGGATAGAACTGGCCTTTTCTTGAAATAGGTAAATAGTTCAGTATTAGTCAGTAGAGAGATGACATTATCTTAAGTAGGATTTTCTGCCTTTGTCAAACAGGTGCCACTTTAATCTCCTCCTTCAGTATAGATATTCccagaaatgatttttttggtttgtttgtgtttgtttgagGGACTGTGCTCTGTCCTTTGGAAATAAAGACGTTATCCCTACCCTTAAAGAGATTCTATCTAATACAAAGAGAAGTAATCACAACACAGTGTCATATGGCCATGATGTAAGTTTGCATATGATAATACGGAGACTTAGGAAAAGGCATGTCCAAATGTGCCTGCAAAGTCGAGAAACCTTCTCAAAGACAGTGCTGAATCTGAGACTTGAAAGCAAAATTGGGGGCAAAGTATGCCACAGGGAAGGAACAGCATGGGCAAACATGAGAAAAACACAAATGCCTAGTGAACTCAGGACTTGCATGTGGTTTACTATTTCCAGAGAACAAGTTGTTAGGTTAGCAGTAGTAGAAAGAGACTGTactcaaagaaagaaagtggcCAGAGTCTTGGAAAGAATGAGGAAGCACTGAATAACTGAGAGCAGACTCTAAGCAATGGGCCAGCTTTTACCCAGTTCCTGTTGTGAGAACTTTTTATAGCCTTCTCAGATGATCTGACGAAAGTTTTGTCTCACTTATTTTCTCTACAGTGGATAACAGGGTACTAAACATACAGTCTGCACTTGGAAGACTACACTGGAGCTACAGAAGAAAAGTTATCCTCGTTCTTCTTATCTCTTTACAATCTTTCCTGTATGATATTGAATTTGCTTACTTAACCAGAACACTGAATCTTAGGTTATAAGGTGAGGTGACTTGGAACAGTTAGCCCAGCAATTTCTGGAAATAGGGTTCCCTTTTACctcttgtcttctttttccatcACCTTGCATCTTAAAGCTATGTCCCAGAATCTCTTCTCCTCCCATACCCTGAAATAATCTTACTGGCTTTTTGATGTCAGTTCTGAATGGCATCTTGGTGTATTTTCACTGGGGGGGATGACATGCAAGTTGGTGGAAACCTTTACATTAAAGGTGACAGAGAATACCTCGAGGGGAGCAGGAAGGATTATAGAAGAGACATCCCCAGTGAGGCATTTATAGCTCCGCACTTGTCTCTCCAAGGGTGAAATATTTCTGATTTGATGCTGATTTTAACATTGCTCATTTCACTATTGATGAAGAGGATATATGTATTCATTCTCAAACATTTATTACTAAAAGCTTAAAATGTGACAGGCTTCATTCTATGTATCACAGAAAAAATACTAATGTGGTTAGGGAATATAcaataacaaattattacaatGTATAGTAGGACATGAATCATTTGAATCTTGCTTACCTCCTTAGCCctattttgcattcctttttttaaacactaATTTTACTGTTCCTCCCATGTGCCACATTCCATTCTTTTGAGGCCTTTAGACAGGCTATTTTACCTACTTAAATTGTTACAACAACACTACAAAGTGTGTGTCAGGGGGGTTAAAAGTGTAGTTTTTGTATGCAAttaaagttaagttgttatcagtcCAAAATAGACTACTGTTATAACAAGAAGTTTTTTGCGAGCCTCACGGTAtccacaaagaataaaatctgtagcaatacaagaaaagataaagaggaaaaaatcaaaatacaccATTACAAAAAAGCAGCACATTGAAAATGAAGATGatgagagaaagaggaacaaaagaaactacaaaacagaaaacaatgaacaaaacagcaacagtaagtccttatctaaaaataattattttaaatgta
This genomic interval carries:
- the LOC110585528 gene encoding olfactory receptor 4K2-like codes for the protein MEGFNHSRVSEFVLLGLTDSPELQTFFFVIFSGFYLITMLGNGLILLTVLSTPHLHSPTYFLLSNLSLIDMCLSSFATPKMIMDFFAERKTISFEGCISQIFFLHLFTGTEIVLLISMSFDRYIAICKPLHYSTIMSQRVCVGLVVTSWTVGFLHTTSQLAFTLYLPFCGPNVVDSFFCDLPLVIQLACIDIYVLGIFMISTSGVIALGSFLLLLTSFIIVLVTIKDHSSTGTSKAFSTCTAHFIVVLMFFGPCIFIYVWPFTNFLVDKVLSVFYTIFTPFLNPLIYTLRNQEVKTAVKKKLNNQNLNLGKTTPRYPVQ